Proteins encoded by one window of Candidatus Paceibacterota bacterium:
- a CDS encoding YtxH domain-containing protein, with product MNKKIVNKKNTKGNSGKLLEGALVGAVLGVVAGILITSEAGKKIGTDIKKLSGDFYRYMAPQVKKLKNLGESEYNTLVDQSVKKYAKAKKLSIAEEKILVKEAKRSWNHIKKHL from the coding sequence ATGAACAAAAAAATAGTTAATAAAAAAAACACAAAAGGAAATAGTGGAAAACTTTTAGAAGGGGCTTTGGTAGGGGCAGTGCTCGGTGTTGTGGCTGGAATACTTATAACGTCAGAAGCAGGGAAGAAAATAGGAACTGATATCAAGAAACTTTCCGGAGATTTCTATCGTTATATGGCACCGCAAGTGAAGAAGTTAAAAAATCTTGGCGAGTCAGAATACAACACTCTTGTTGATCAAAGTGTTAAGAAATATGCCAAAGCAAAAAAACTTTCCATTGCAGAAGAAAAGATTCTTGTTAAGGAGGCAAAGCGTTCATGGAACCATATTAAAAAGCATCTGTAA
- a CDS encoding fibronectin type III domain-containing protein has product MSKTINYTEILNRFLLEAGIILSAAVIISTPLFAQAETLNRQLEIGMSGSDVSALQTFLALDQTIYPQGLVTGYFGPLTKSAVSNFQARNGIDTVGRVGPITLSVLNAQMVGGISVGADLVAPLITSLNITTTNTSASVSWNTDSLARGKVYYSTSPIMLSNTFDQTGIHSVEPGVSGILAQYDGASKTYHNVNINGLSPNTRYYYLVEVLDSSNNASITPPSSFYTNQ; this is encoded by the coding sequence ATGTCTAAAACTATAAATTACACAGAAATATTGAATCGCTTTCTTTTGGAGGCGGGAATAATTTTGTCAGCAGCAGTAATTATCAGCACGCCTTTGTTTGCGCAAGCAGAAACGCTAAACCGTCAGTTGGAAATTGGAATGAGTGGGTCGGATGTTTCCGCCCTTCAGACATTCTTGGCTTTGGATCAAACTATTTACCCCCAAGGTCTCGTGACTGGGTATTTTGGTCCTCTAACAAAGTCTGCCGTATCGAATTTCCAGGCGCGTAACGGCATTGATACTGTCGGTAGAGTTGGTCCGATAACGCTTTCGGTCCTTAATGCTCAGATGGTTGGTGGTATAAGTGTTGGGGCAGACTTAGTTGCACCACTTATTACCAGCTTAAACATCACCACCACTAATACAAGTGCCTCTGTCAGTTGGAATACCGACAGTCTGGCTCGTGGGAAGGTTTACTACAGCACTTCACCAATTATGCTAAGTAACACCTTTGACCAGACCGGCATTCATTCTGTTGAGCCTGGTGTAAGTGGTATCTTGGCACAATATGATGGCGCCTCAAAAACGTATCATAACGTAAACATAAACGGTCTTAGTCCAAATACTAGGTATTATTACTTGGTTGAAGTACTAGATTCGTCAAACAACGCAAGTATAACCCCACCTTCTTCTTTTTATACTAATCAATAG
- a CDS encoding response regulator, which yields MKKQKTILIIEDEKSLRSAIVDILHIKNFLSIEARNGKEGVVLALSKHPDLILLDLIMPEMDGITALKNIRKDKWGEKVPIIILTNLSGPNEQFVDDLLVHKLTHYLIKSDWKLHAIVKKIEEILEI from the coding sequence ATGAAAAAACAAAAAACGATACTAATAATCGAGGATGAAAAAAGTCTCCGCAGCGCAATAGTTGATATTCTTCATATTAAAAATTTTCTATCAATTGAGGCTAGAAATGGAAAAGAAGGTGTGGTTTTGGCGCTCTCAAAACACCCAGACCTTATCTTACTCGATCTTATTATGCCTGAAATGGACGGCATAACGGCCTTAAAGAACATCAGAAAAGATAAATGGGGAGAGAAGGTGCCAATTATTATTTTAACCAATTTAAGTGGCCCCAACGAACAGTTTGTAGACGATTTACTAGTTCATAAATTAACACATTATTTAATAAAATCTGACTGGAAGCTCCATGCTATTGTGAAGAAAATAGAAGAAATACTGGAAATTTAA